The Gordonia iterans DNA window GCGGCGATCGCCACGAGCGCACTGGGACGTGGATCCATCATGACGCCGATGTGCTCGCCCGGCCGAACGCCGCACTCGATCAGGCCCGCGACGACGTTGTCGATGCGGGTGTTGACCTGTTCGTGCGTGAGAACGCGGTTCTCGAACAGGAACAGCTCGGCCCCCGGATGACGGCGATTGTTCTCGCTCATCAACTTGCCGAGCGAAATCCGGGTCGACGGCTGTATCTGGCCCAGACGGAACAGCCGCGGGACGGTGCGCACCGACTCACTCGCGACCGCACGAGTGGTGCGCTGCAGCGAGTCCACCGCCTCCAGGGCTTCCTGCGCGAGCACGGTTCCGGCCCCGGCCACCTGGCCGACGCCGTACGTCAGGCGACTGGTCCAGCTGATGCCCGAGCCATGCCCTTCCGGGTTGCGATCCATCGGTACGACCGCCTCGGGTCGCTCGCCCTCGCCGTCGCACCACCGGATCCACTCGGCGGTGGCCGGCCACGAGAGACGGCCCGACGTCGACCCCACCACGAGGCCGAAGTGCCCGGCGGGCACCAGCGTCTCGAAGACCTCCGCATCGGGTGCGGCTTTGGCGATGCCGCGCACCGCGAGCGGCTGCCCGATGTCGTCGGTCTCGCCGACGAACGCGAGGATCGGGCTGGTGATCTCGGTAAGCGACACGATCTCGCCGTCGATCACGAAACCGCCGCTCACCATGCGGTTGTGCACGACGAACTGCTTCAGCAGCTCGGCGACAGCGGGCCCGGACCAGGCGACCCAGCCCTCCTGCTCGATGAACCGGCGCTGGTCCTCGCGCGGCAGGAGTGCGTCGCGGTCGTGCAGTTTCCGCATGAAGTCGATCCGGCTGCGCGCGGTCTTGACCGGATCGGCCATCTGGAAACCGGTGCGCGCCAGCCAACTCGGGATCCACAGCCGGGTGAACACCTTGTCGGCGAGCAGTTCGGCGCCGGGCACCGCCAGGTTGGCCGGCACGCCGAGCGGAAGCGCGGCGAGCACGTCGACCGGGCTGCCGTAGGTGACCACGCTCGCGATGTTCTTCGATCGCCGATAGGCCGCCGTCTGGTAGGCGAACATGCCGCCCTGCGAATAGCCGCCGAGGTGCACGTCGCGGCCGACTGCCTGGTGGACCAGGTCGACCACTCGGCTGATAGCGAGGACGTGATCGGTCAGCGTCCGCTCCATGCCGCCGTCCTCGTGATCGGGCGAACCGAAGTCGATGACCCACGGGATGATGCCGTGCCGGTGAAGGATCGAGACCGCACCGTTCTGCTCGGTCACGTCGTACACGTTGGCCGAGACCATCATCGGCGGAATGAGGATCACATGCGAGTAGCCGTCGCCGGGATCCTCCGGGAAGTACCGACGGAGGCGGTACATCTTCTCGGTCTCGACCACGCGGAACGGCGCCGGTTCGGTGTCCGTCTGAAGGCCGCCGAGCCGGATCACCTCCAGGCCGTTCTGGGCCGTCGCGACGATCCGTCCGACCGCCCCGCCGATGTTCGGCAGTCCTACCACTGTGATGCCCCTCTCAACACGCCCGCTCGTGTCACTCTAGCCAACACACCATCGAGTCAGGACAGCGCTGCCCGCAGTGCAGCGACCTTGTCGCCGGCCACCTCGATCTGGCGCTGCACCTGCGCCGGGGCCGTGCCGCCGAGTGCGTTGCGCGACTCGATCGATCCGCTCACCGTCAGCACCTGGCGGACCTCCGGGGTCAGCGCCGGATGCACGGCCGCGAAATCGTCGTCGCTCAGCTCCTCGAGGCCGATGCCGCGGCCCTCGGCCTCACGCACGCACGCCCCCGCGACCTCGTGCGCGACGCGGAACGGAACCCCCTGGCGCACCATCCATTCGGCGATGTCGGTGGCGAGCGTGAAGCCGGCCGGCGCGAGTTCGGCCATCCGTTCCGGGTGGAAGGTGAGCGTCGCGATCATGCCGGTCATCGGCGGGAGGAGCAGTTCGAGCTGGGCCACCGAGTCGAAGACCGGTTCCTTGTCTTCTTGCAGGTCCCGGTTGTAGGCGAGCGGCTGCGCCTTGAGCGTGGCCAGCAGCCCGGCCAGGTTGCCGATCAGTCGCCCGGACTTGCCGCGCGCCAGCTCGGCGACGTCGGGATTCTTCTTCTGCGGCATGATCGAGCTTCCGGTCGACCAGGCGTCCGGGAGCGTCACGTAGCCGAACTCCGGAGTGCTCCACAGGATCACGTCCTCGCTGAGGCGCGACAGGTCGACGCCGATCATGGCGAGCACGAAGGCGGACTCGGCCGCGAAGTCCCGCGACGAGGTGGCGTCGATCGAATTGTCCGCAGCAGCGTCGAACCCGAGGTCGGCGGCGATCGCCGCCGGATCCAGACCGAGCGACGACCCCGCCAGCGCACCCGACCCGTACGGTGAGACGGCCAGCCGACGGTCGGCGTCGACGATGCGGCTCACATCACGCAGCAGCGGCTGGGCGTGCGCCATCAGCGTGTGGCCGAGCAGCACCGGTTGCGCCGCTTGCAGGTGCGTCTTACCCGGCATCACCACGCCGGGGTGCGCCTGCGCCTGGCCGACCAGGGCCTCCACCAGATCCAGCACGTCCGCCGCGACCCGGCGCAACGCATCCCGCAGCCACATGCGGAACAGGGTCGCGACCTGGTCGTTGCGAGACCGGCCGGCGCGCAACCGGCCGCCCAGTTCGGGCCCGACCCGCTCGATCAGGCCTCGCTCGAGCGCGCCGTGCACGTCCTCGTCGGACTCGGCCGCGGTGAACTCGCCCGAGGCGACGTCGGCGCCCAGCCGGTCCAGGCCGGCGAGCATGCCCGCGAGCTCCTCGTCGGTGAGCAGTCCGGCCCGCGACAGCACGCGCGCGTGCGCCTTGGACGCGGCGATGTCGTACGGGGCCAGCGCCCAGTCGAAATGCGTAGACTTGCTCAGCGCGGCCATCGCCGCGGCCGGGCCGCCGGAGAAGCGGCCACCCCACAGTGCTCCGGTGTTGGTGGTCGCGGTCCGCTCGGCGTCATCGGCCATCGTGTTGTTCACTCCTCGTCTTTCGGGCTGCGGAGAATCTTCTCCATCGGGCGGCCTCTGGCCAGTTCGTCGACCAGTTTGTCCAGGTAACGGATCTTCTGCATCAACGGGTCGGCGATCTCTTGCACTTTGTACCCGCAGATCGAGCCGGTGATCGACGACGCGTGCGGGTTGATCGTCGCGGCGCCGAAGAAGTCCTCGAACGTGGTGCCGTCGGCCAGGAAGCCGGCGATCTGCTCGTCGTCGAAGCCGGTGAGCCAGCTGATCACCCGGTTCAGCTCTTCGGTGGTGCGGCCCTTCTTCGTCACTTTGGTGACGTAGTGCGGGTACACCGAGGCGAAGGGCATGGCGAAGACGCGCGCGTTCATCGGGAGACCAGCTCCTCGATCTGTTCGGCGAGCAGGGCCCCGGTCAGCGGTTCCCGGGCCAGCACGAAGATCGTGTCGTCTCCGGCGATCGTCCCGGCGACGCCCGGGAGGTTGGCCCGGTCCAGCGCACTCGCGAGGTACTGCGCCGCCCCCGGCGGTGTGCGGAGCACCGCGGTGTTCCCGGCGGCGTCGGTGGATACCAGCACATCACTGAGCACCCGGGCCAGGCGGTCGGTCCCACCGGAGATGCCCCGCACCGGGCTTCCGTCTTCGGGTACGACGTAGACGCCCGCCCCGCCGTCGGCGGCGCGCAGCTTCACCGCGCCGAGTTCGTCGAGGTCGCGGGAGAGCGTCGCCTGCGTGGCGTCGATGCCCTCGTCCGCGAGCAATTGCCGCAGCTCGAGCTGGCTGCGGACCTGCTGCCCGGCCAACAGCTCGACGATGCGTGCCAGCCGTCCCGCGCGGGTGGCCGCGAGGTGCGTGTGCTCGGGGTCGGCGGACTCGTTCATCATCGTCTCAGCAGCCAGGCGAGCAGCGCCTTCTGCGCATGCAGACGGTTCTCGGCCTCGTCGAACACGACGCTGGCCGGTCCGTCGATCACCTCGTCGGTGATCTCCTCTCCGCGATGCGCGGGCAGGCAGTGCAGCACGATCGCGCCGCTCGCGGCATGGGCGAGAAGCTCGTCGTTGATCTGGTACGGCCGGAACGGTCCGACGCGGTCGAGCCCGTCGCCCTCCTGCCCCATCGAGACCCAGGTGTCGGTGACGAGCACGTCGGCGCCGGCCGCGGCGGCGACCGGGTCGTCGATCACCGCGATGCTGCCGCCGGTCTGCTCGGCCCGCGTGCGGACCGCGGAGAGGACCTCCGGATCGGGGTCGAAGCCCTCGGGACCCGACAGCCGCACGTGCATGCCCGCGGTCGCACCGCCGAGTGCCAGTGAGTGCGCCATGTTGTTGGCGGTGTCGCCGAGGTAGGTCATGGTGAGTCCGGCCGGGTCGCCCTTGTGCTCGCGGACGGTGAGCAGATCGGCGAGCACCTGACACGGGTGGAAACTGTCCGAGAGTGCGTTGACCACCGGAATCGAGGTGTGCGCCGCCAACTCGGTGAGACGCTCCTGACCGAAGGTCCGCCACACGATCGCGTCCACGTACCTGGAGAGCACCCGGCCGGTGTCGGCGAGTGACTCGTCGCGCCCCATCTGGGTTTTGGTGCCGTCGACGACGACGGCGTGTCCGCCGAGTTGGGTGATGCCCACCTCGAACGAGAATCGGGTCCGGGTCGAGTTCTTGTCGAAGATCACGCCGACAGACCTCGGGCCGGCCAGCGGTGTGCGGCCGAACGGATCTGCCTTCAGTTCCGCGGCCAGATCGAGCACCTCCCGCTGCTCGGCGGGAGTCAGGTCGTCGTCGCGCAGAAAGTGCCGGACAGTCATGCGGGGTCCTTCTTCTCGGCCGCTGCCGCGGCGGTCGCATCGTCGAGTATCTGCGGCAGCGCCGCCACGAAGCCGTCGGCTTGCTCTCGGGTGAGGATCAGCGGCGGCGCCAGGCGCAGCACGTCCGGGGCGGGTGCGTTGATCAAGAACCCGCGGTCCCGCGCGGCGGCGTCGACCGCAGCGGACACCGGCTCGGTCAGCACCACGCCGAGCAGCAGCCCACTCCCCCGCACACCGGCGATCAGCGGGTGCCCGAGGTCTTCGATGCCGGTCGCCAGCGCCTTGCCGACGGATTCGACGTGATCGAGCAGCGAATGCTCGTCGATGTACCGCAGCACCGTGAGGGCGGCCGCGGCGGCCGCCGGATTGCCGCCGAAGGTGGTGCCGTGCTGGCCCGGCCCGAACAGCTCCGCTGCGGGGCCGGCAGCGATCACCGCACCGATCGGGAGACCACCGCCAAGACCTTTGGCCAGCGTCATCACGTCGGGCACGATGGCTGCGCGCTGGTGGGCGAACATCGTTCCGGTGCGGCCGATTCCCGTCTGCACCTCGTCGAGCATCAGTAGCGCACCGCGCTCACGGGTGATCCGCCGGGCGGCGGCGAGGTAGTCGGCGGGCGGGACGACGACGCCGTTCTCGCCCTGCATGGGCTCCAGGATCACCGCGGCGGTCTGCTCGGTGACCGCGGCCTCCAGCGCCGCCGAATCGCCGTACGGCACAAACCGCACCCCGGCCGGCATCGGCTCGAACGGCCCCCGCTTGGCGGGCTGCCCGGTCATCGCCAACGCACCCATGGTCCGGCCGTGGAATCCGCCCACGGTCGCGACGATCTCCGGACGTCCGGTCAGCCGCGCCAGCTTGAACGCCGCCTCGTTGGCCTCGGTGCCCGAGTTGCACAGGAACACCTTGCCGTCGTGTCCGAAGGCATCGAGAAGCTTCTCGGCCAGCTCGACCACCACCGGCGAGATGTACAGATTGGAGACGTGGCCGAGCGTGCCCAACTGCTGTGCGACCGCGGCGATCAGGTCCGGGTTCGCGTGCCCGAGCGCGTTGACCGCGATCCCGCCCAGCAGATCGAGGTACTCGTTGCCGTCCGCGTCGTACACCACGGCGCCCTCGCCGCGCACCAGCGCGACCTTCGGCGTCCCGTAGTTGTTCATCAGCGCAGCGGACCAGCGCTGCTGCAGCGGGGCGGTCATGAGGTTCCTTTCGACACGGGCTGCTTCGTCGCCCGGCTCAAAGAGCTGCCGACGACGGTGGTGCCGGCGGTGGACGAGGTGAGCAGTGCGGCCAGCACGGCGTGCGGTTCGCGACCGTCGATCACGTGCGCGGCGGCCACGCTGCCCCGCACCGCCCGCAGGCACGCCTCCATCTTCGGGATCATCCCGGAATCCAGGCGAGGCAGCAGTTCGGCGAGGGTGTCCGCATCGATCTCCGACACCAGCGACCCGCGATCGGGCCAGTCGGTGTACAAACCCTCGACGTCGGTGAGCATCACCAGGTGCTGTGCGCCGAGCGCATCGGCGACGGCACCGGCGGCGGTGTCGGCGTTGATGTTGTGCACCACGCCGTCGGCGTCCGGGGCGATCGTGGAGATCACCGGGATCCGTCCCGCGGCGATGAGGTCGTCGACGGCGGACGTGTTGACCGAGGCGATGTCGCCGACGAGGCCGATGTCGACGTGCTCGCCGTCGACCAGCGCCGTGCGCCGGCTCGCCGTGAACAGATGCGCGTCCTCGCCGGTCAGCCCGACCGCATACGGGCCGTAGGTGTTGATCAGGCCGACGAGCTCGCGACCGACCTGGCCGAACAGCACCATGCGGGCGACGTCCATCACCTCGGGGGTGGTGACCCGGAAGCCGCCGCGGAACTCCCCTTCCAGACCCAACCGCGTGAGCATCGCCGAGATCTGCGGACCGCCGCCGTGCACGACGATCGGGTGGATCCCGCAAGCGCGGAGCAACACCATGTCGGCGGCGAACGCGGCCTTGAGCTCGTCGTCGACCATGGCGTTGCCGCCGTACTTCACGACGACGCGACGCCCGTGCAGGTCGGTCAGCGCGGGCAGGGACTCGGCGAGGATGCTCGCCTTCTCCAGCGGAGTGAGGATGTCTGAGCTCATGTCGTGTAGGCCGAGTTCTCTTCGACGTAGGCATGGGACAGGTCTGTGGTGCGAACGGTCGCTTCGCCTTCGCCGAGTCCCACATCGGCGACGACCTCGATCCGGTCTCCGCTCAGGTCGACGCCGTCGCGGGCTCCGGGAATGCCGGTGCCGTTCTCGCACACCGGAATCCCGTTGAACGACACGGTGATCCGATCCGGATCGATCTGAACCGGGGTCACCCCGATCGCGGCCAGGACCCGACCCCAATTCGGGTCGGACCCGAAGAGCGCGGTCTTCACCAGCGAATCGCGAGCGACGGACCGGGCGATGACGAGGGCGTCGTCGTCGGAACGGGCGCCGGTGACGGTGATCGAGGCACGCTTGGTCACGCCTTCGGCGTCGTTCTGCAGTTGGGCCGTGAGGTCGTCACACACGGCGTATACGGCGGCGTCGAGCTCGGCCTGGGTGATCTCGATCTGACTCGCGCCCGACGACAGGAGCAGCACCGTGTCGTTGGTGGACATGGAGCCGTCGATGTCGAGGCGGTCGAAGGTGAGCGCGGTGGCCCGGCGCAGGGCGACATCGAGCATCTCGGGCGAGACTTTGGCATCGGTGGTCAGCACCACCAGCATGGTGGCCAGCGACGGCGCCATCATGCCGGCCCCCTTGGCCATGCCGCCGACGTTCCAGCGGCCCGGATGATGCAGCGCGACCTGCTTCGGCACGGTGTCGGTGGTCATGATGGCCCAGGCCGCGTCGGTGCCGCCCTCGAGTCCACCGCCCATCTCGTGCACGATCTCGGTGACGCCGGCGAGGACCTTGTCCATCGGGAGCCGCTCGCCGATGATCCCGGTGGAGCACACCGCGACCTCGATCGCACCGGTCTCGGTCCCCCAGTTCGACAGCGTGTCGGCGACCGCCTCCGCCGTGGCGTGCGTGTCCTGGAAGCCTCCCGGTCCGGTGCACGCGTTGGCCCCGCCGGAGTTCAGGATCACCGCCCGGACGCGGCCGGTCTTGACGATCTCCTGCGTCCACAGCACCGGTGCGGCCTTGACCTGGTTCCGGGTGAAGACGGCTGCCGCACCGAGGTCGGGGCCCTCGTTGAAGACCAGGGCGAGGTCGGATTTGCCCGACGGTTTGAGGCCGGCGGTGATGCCCGCGGCGCGGAACCCGAGCGGCGCGGTGACGCCCTGCCTGCGCATCATGCGCGAGCCGGCCAACTGGTCCAGATGTGCCTCGACGAGGGTCTGCACTGACTCGCTCACGGCGCCACTCCCACGATGCTCAGTCCTTCGGTCTCGCCCCAGCCCAGGGCCAGGTTCATCGATTGCACGGCACCCCCGCCGGTGCCCTTGGTCAGATTGTCCACGGCGCCGACCGCCACCAGCAGGCCGGCCCGCTCGTCGACCGCCAGCCCGATCTGGATCGCGTTGCTGCCGACCACCGCACCTGTCTCGGGAAACTCACCGTCCGGCAGCACATGAACGAAGGGCTCGTCGTCGTAGGCCTGCGTGTACGCGGCCCGCACCTGGTCCAGCGTCGTCCCACCCGCGAGACGCGCGGTGCAGGTCGCGAGAATGCCCCGCGACATCGGCGCCAGGACCGGGGTGAACGAGACCTCGACGGGCTGCCGCGCGGCCGCCGACAGCGCCTGGATCATCTCGGGGGTGTGCCGGTGGACCCCGCCGACGCCGTAGGCCCGCGCCGACCCCATCACTTCCGAGGCGAGGAACTGCACCTTGGGCGCCTTGCCCGCGCCGGAGGCGCCGGTGAGCGCGACCACTTGAACGCGCGGCTCGACCAGTTCCGCGGCCAGTGCCGGCGCCAGAGTCAGAATCGAAACCGTCGGATAGCAGCCGGGAACCGCGATCCGGGAGGCGCCGGACAACTCGTGCCGTCCCTTGCGCCCCGTCGACGGATCGACGAGCAGCTCGGGTATGCCGTACGGCCACGCGCCGGCGTGCTCGCCGCCGTAGTAGTGGGCCCACTCGCCCGCGTCCTGCAGCCGGAAGTCGGCGCCGCAGTCGACGATCAGGGTCGACGGCGGAAGTGCGTTGGCGATCTCGGCGGACTGCCCGTGCGGCAGACCGAGGAAGACGACGTCGTGGCCGGCGAGAACCTCCGGTGTGGTCTCTTCGAGCACGCGATCGGCGAGCGGCAGCAGGTGGCGATGATGCTCACCGAGCCGGGTTCCGGCATTGCCGCCGGCGGTCAGGGAACCGATCTCGAGCTCTCCGGAGGCCAGTCGCGGGTGACCGCAGAGAAGGCGAAGGATCTCGCCGCCCGCATAGCCACTCGCTCCCGCCACGGCAATCCGCACTGTCGTCATGCAATCATTATGCATAACAGTGCAAATTAATTCACAACGGGGTGGCGTGGCTGAGAAGCTTCCACCGCGGCAGCTCGCGGTCGATGATCTGCTGAGGTGGTCGAGGACCCGGGCACCTGCAAAGATCGGGCGCTGCGCACGATCGCGGCGCGCTACCTGTCGGGCCCGGCGCTCGACGGCTACCTTCAGTTCGCCGAGGCACAGCTGGGCGAGTCCATCACCGTCGTCATGACACCGGAGCATTGGCTCGGCGCGGACCTGACCATGGAGGGCTGACGGCCTTCGCGCCGCTCAGCTCGTGGACGTCCGCCGCAGCGTGATCATCGTGATCTCCGGCGGAGCCATCACGCGGACCGGCGGACCCCACGCGCCGGCGCCCCGGGAGACGTAGACCGGTACATCCCCGACATTCTTCAGGCCCGTGACCACCGGCTGCGCCACGGAGACCGCGTAACCGAACGGCCACAGCTGGCCGCCATGGGTGTGGCCGGACAACTGCAGATCCACACCGCGTCCCTGGACGTCGTCGGCCTGCAACGGCTGGTGCGCGAGATAGATCAGCACCCGTCCTTCGTCGCGACCGCTCAGTGCCTTGTCCGGATCAGGCTCCCACGGATCCGGCGCGGTCGCGTCGTAGACTCCCGCCAGATCGAGGGTCGCCCCGTCACGGTGGATCGCCACCGTCTCGTTCCGCAGCGGCCGGATGCCGAGCGTCTCCCAGAAGTCGAGCCAGGATCCGCCGTCGTCGGCGTAGTACTCGTGGTTGCCGCTCACGCCGAAGACGCCGAGGGGCGCCCGCAGGTCGCGCAGCGGTTCCAGATCACGACCCACGTGCTCGATGGTCCCGTCGGCCAAGTCGCCGCCGAGGATGATCAGATCGGGCTTCTGTGCGTTGGTCTCGTCGACCACTTTGCGGGTGAAGGCCGCCCCGCGTGCCGGGCCCACGTGGAGGTCGGTGATCAGCGCGATCCGCATCCCGTCGAACTGCTCGGGCAGTCCGGAGACGGCGACGTGCTGCTCGCTGATCTGCGGGCGAGATGCCTCGAACAGTCCGTAGCCGACGGTCACCGCCACGATCACCACCAGCGCCGCCGACGACCACGCCACCCAGCGCCCCCGAAGGTCGCGCGACGCCGACGACTCGACGCCGCGAGTCGCCGCGATGCCGCGAATGACCAGTGACACGAGCCCGATCAGCGCCACACCGAGGATGAGGTAGAAGAGCACCGCCCACCAGACGAACCCGAGGAAGCCGATCGGACGGGCCCACGCCGGATTCAGGGCGCCGCCGACGGCAAAGGCAGTCACGCCCAGGACTGCACCGACCACCAGCACCCCGTCGGCGACGCGGGCCCAACCACCCCGCAGGCCGGTGGCCACCACCAATCGCCGATGCAGCCAATACGTCAGCAGTCCGACGAGGGCGAGCCCGATGACCGGGATCAGGAAGGTGCGCATCGCTGGATCCGATCAGCGCATGCGCGCGCCGACCGCCTCTCCCGCATGCGCGACCGCGGCCAGCTTGGCGGCGTTGGCCTCATCCTCGGTCAGCGTGCGGTCGGCGGCCCGGAAGGTCAGAGCAAAGGTGAGCGACTTGTTGCCCTCACCCACCTGCTCGCCGGAGAACACGTCGAAGAGCGAGATCGCTTCGAGCAGCTCTCCGGCGCCCTCGGCCAGCGACTCCTGCACCAGTTGAGCCGGAACCTCTTGCGGCACCACCACATTCACGTCCTGCAGGACGGCGGGGAATGGTGAGACCTGCGGCGAGGGCAGCACCGTGCGCAGCGGCAGTGCGTCCACGTCGATCTCCAGTGCACACAGGCGAGCCGGGAGTCCGGCGCGCTCGAGCACCGCCGGGTGCAGTTCACCGGCGTAGCCGACCGTGCGACCGTCCACCTCCAGTCGCGCACAGCGGCCCGGGTGCCAGGGCAGGTGCTGAGCGGCCGTGAACGTCAGTTCCACTCCCGCGGCACGGGCGACGGTGCGCGCCGCCTCGAAGGCGTCGTAAGCGTCCGCGGCCCGGCCGGTCCCCCACGGACCGGCGGCCTCGCGCAGCCCGGTCAACACCGCGGCCACCTGGACCGGCTGCATCGGCAGGGAGGCGTCGAGCGCGGCGAGTTCGTCGTCAGACGGACGGCGCGTGACGTCGAGCACCGGGACCACCGGCCCGCGCTCCCCTCCCAGGACCACCTGTCCGACGGCGTAGAGCTGCAGATCGCGATTTCCGCGAGCGAGGTTCCGGGAGGTCATCTCCAGCAGCCCCGGCAGCAGCGTGGTGTTGAGTTCGGGGCGATCGGCCTCGAGCGGATTGAGCACCTGCACGGTGTCCCGGCGCGGGTCGTCGTCGTCCAGACCCCACTGGTCGAAGACGCCGGCGGGCATGAACGGATACGGCAGCACCTCGACGAATCCGTCGGCGGCCAGCGCGATTCCCACCGCACGACGACGACGCTGCCGCGGTGTGAGACCGGTCCCGCCCGGCGCACTCGGCAGCACCGCAGGAATGTCCTCGAGCCCCTCCAGGCGCAGGACCTCCTCGACGAGGTCGGCCGGCTGGGTGAGATCGGGGCGCCACGACGGCGGAGTGACGATCAGCGGGTCGCTCTCCTCGAGAGAGCAGCCGACCTCGCGCAGACGGGCGACGGTGGTGCCCTCGGGGTAGCGCACTCCGGCGATGCGGTCGGGCAGATCCGCGTCGATCACGATCGTGGGCGAGGGCGCCGTCTCGGCGCGCACGTCGGTAAGAGGACCGGCGACCACGCCGCCGGCGATCTCGGTGATCAACCGCGCGGCCCGATCGGAGGCCACCGCGGTGATCTCCGGATCGACGAGCCGCTCGAAACGCTTGGCCGCCTCCGAACTCAGCTTGTGGCGCTTGCCGGTGCGGAACACCCGGACCTGATCGAAATCTGCCGCCTCCAACAGAATCCGCGTCGTGGAGTCGGAGACCTCGGTCGCCGCGCCGCCCATCACACCGGCGAGCGCGATCGGGCCGGAGTCGTCGGCGATCACCACGTCTTCGGGATCCAGGGTGCGCTCGACCCCGTCGAGAGTGGTCAGCTTCTCCCCCGGCTTCGCCGCACGCACGACGACGGCGCCGCGCACCTTGTCGGCGTCGAACGCGTGCAGCGGCTGGCCGAGCTCGATCATCACATAGTTGGTGACGTCGACGATCGCCGAGATCGGCCGGATCCCGGCGACCATCAGGCGCTTGACCATCCACCACGGCGAGATCGCCGCCGCGTCCACGCCCTCGATCACCCGGGCGGTGTAGCGGGTGGCGTCGCTGTCGTCGTCGAGCAGTACCGGCCAGGGGGTGGTTTCGACTCGCTTCGCTCGCTCAACCGGCGAAAGGTCCGCTCGCTCAACCGGCGAAAGGTCCGCTCGCTCAACCGTCGAAAGGTCCGCTCGCTCAACCGGCGAAAGGTCCGCACGGTCAACCGGCGAAAGATCCGACGAGAGGGCCGGGTCGACGTAGTCCAGCGCGAAGGCGCTGGCCAGCTCGCGGGCCAGGCCGCGCATGGAGAAGGCATAGCCCCGGTCGGGGGTCACGTTGACTTCGATGGCCGCGTCGTCGAGGCCCAGCACGTCGTACGCGCCGGCTCCCGGCTCGGCAGTGCCCGGCGCCAGCACCAGGATCCCGGAGTGGTCGTTGCCGATGCCGAGCTCCGACACCGAACAGATCATGCCGGCCGACAGCTTGCCGTAAGTCTTGCGAGCCCCGATCTCGAAGCCGCCGGGCAGCACGCATCCGGGCAGTGCGACCACGACGAGATCGCCCTCGGCGAAGTTCCGCGCGCCGCAGACGATGCTCTGCGGCTCGCCGGTCCCGTTCGCACCGCCGACGTCGACCTGACAGAACCGGATGGGCTTCTTGAACTCGGTGAGCTCTTCGATCGCGCTGACCCGACCGATCACCAGCGGGCCGGTGATCTCCGGGAACTGCTCGATCTCCTCGATCTCGAAGCCGACGCGGACGAAACCGGCATCGATCTGGTCGGTCGGCGCCGACCAGCCGGGGGCGCCGGCCTGCAGTGCTTCGGTCAGCCAGGACTGGGAGAGACGCACGGGAAACTTCTTTCGGTGTCAGTGCGGAGGACGGTGTCAGTGCGGAGGACGTGGACGGGCGCCGGCTGAGCGGTCAGAGTGCCACGCCGAAGGGAAGGGTGAATCGAACGTCGCCCTCGACCATGTCGCGCATGTCGGGCAGGTCGTTCCGGAACTGCAGAGTGCGTTCCAGACCCATGCCGAAGGCGAAGCCGCTGTAGACGTCGGGGTCGATGCCGCTGGCCCGCAGCACGTTCGGATTGACCATGCCGCAGCCGCCCCATTCGACCCACCCGGGTCCGCCCTTCTTGCCCGGGAACCAGACGTCCACCTCGGCGGACGGCTCGGTGAACGGGAAGTAGCTGGCACGCATGCGCGTGGTGGTCTCCGGGCCGAACAGCGCCTTGGCGAACGTCTCCAGGGTGCCCCGCAGATTCGCCAGCGTCAGGCCCTTGTCGACGGCCAGGCCCTCGATCTGATGAAAGACCGGGGTGTGCGTGGCGTCGAGCTCATCGGTGCGGAAAGTCCGTCCGGGACAGGCGACGTAGATCGGCACTTCCCGGCTGAGCATGGACCGCACCTGCACCGGCGAGGTGTGCGTGCGCAATACCTGTCGCGATCCTTCCGGTGCGATGTAGAAGGTGTCCTGCATGGAGCGGGCCGGGTGGTCCGGCAGGAAGT harbors:
- a CDS encoding acetylornithine transaminase, producing MTAPLQQRWSAALMNNYGTPKVALVRGEGAVVYDADGNEYLDLLGGIAVNALGHANPDLIAAVAQQLGTLGHVSNLYISPVVVELAEKLLDAFGHDGKVFLCNSGTEANEAAFKLARLTGRPEIVATVGGFHGRTMGALAMTGQPAKRGPFEPMPAGVRFVPYGDSAALEAAVTEQTAAVILEPMQGENGVVVPPADYLAAARRITRERGALLMLDEVQTGIGRTGTMFAHQRAAIVPDVMTLAKGLGGGLPIGAVIAAGPAAELFGPGQHGTTFGGNPAAAAAALTVLRYIDEHSLLDHVESVGKALATGIEDLGHPLIAGVRGSGLLLGVVLTEPVSAAVDAAARDRGFLINAPAPDVLRLAPPLILTREQADGFVAALPQILDDATAAAAAEKKDPA
- the argF gene encoding ornithine carbamoyltransferase, which translates into the protein MTVRHFLRDDDLTPAEQREVLDLAAELKADPFGRTPLAGPRSVGVIFDKNSTRTRFSFEVGITQLGGHAVVVDGTKTQMGRDESLADTGRVLSRYVDAIVWRTFGQERLTELAAHTSIPVVNALSDSFHPCQVLADLLTVREHKGDPAGLTMTYLGDTANNMAHSLALGGATAGMHVRLSGPEGFDPDPEVLSAVRTRAEQTGGSIAVIDDPVAAAAGADVLVTDTWVSMGQEGDGLDRVGPFRPYQINDELLAHAASGAIVLHCLPAHRGEEITDEVIDGPASVVFDEAENRLHAQKALLAWLLRR
- the argJ gene encoding bifunctional glutamate N-acetyltransferase/amino-acid acetyltransferase ArgJ, translated to MMRRQGVTAPLGFRAAGITAGLKPSGKSDLALVFNEGPDLGAAAVFTRNQVKAAPVLWTQEIVKTGRVRAVILNSGGANACTGPGGFQDTHATAEAVADTLSNWGTETGAIEVAVCSTGIIGERLPMDKVLAGVTEIVHEMGGGLEGGTDAAWAIMTTDTVPKQVALHHPGRWNVGGMAKGAGMMAPSLATMLVVLTTDAKVSPEMLDVALRRATALTFDRLDIDGSMSTNDTVLLLSSGASQIEITQAELDAAVYAVCDDLTAQLQNDAEGVTKRASITVTGARSDDDALVIARSVARDSLVKTALFGSDPNWGRVLAAIGVTPVQIDPDRITVSFNGIPVCENGTGIPGARDGVDLSGDRIEVVADVGLGEGEATVRTTDLSHAYVEENSAYTT
- the argC gene encoding N-acetyl-gamma-glutamyl-phosphate reductase, which encodes MHNDCMTTVRIAVAGASGYAGGEILRLLCGHPRLASGELEIGSLTAGGNAGTRLGEHHRHLLPLADRVLEETTPEVLAGHDVVFLGLPHGQSAEIANALPPSTLIVDCGADFRLQDAGEWAHYYGGEHAGAWPYGIPELLVDPSTGRKGRHELSGASRIAVPGCYPTVSILTLAPALAAELVEPRVQVVALTGASGAGKAPKVQFLASEVMGSARAYGVGGVHRHTPEMIQALSAAARQPVEVSFTPVLAPMSRGILATCTARLAGGTTLDQVRAAYTQAYDDEPFVHVLPDGEFPETGAVVGSNAIQIGLAVDERAGLLVAVGAVDNLTKGTGGGAVQSMNLALGWGETEGLSIVGVAP
- the argB gene encoding acetylglutamate kinase → MSSDILTPLEKASILAESLPALTDLHGRRVVVKYGGNAMVDDELKAAFAADMVLLRACGIHPIVVHGGGPQISAMLTRLGLEGEFRGGFRVTTPEVMDVARMVLFGQVGRELVGLINTYGPYAVGLTGEDAHLFTASRRTALVDGEHVDIGLVGDIASVNTSAVDDLIAAGRIPVISTIAPDADGVVHNINADTAAGAVADALGAQHLVMLTDVEGLYTDWPDRGSLVSEIDADTLAELLPRLDSGMIPKMEACLRAVRGSVAAAHVIDGREPHAVLAALLTSSTAGTTVVGSSLSRATKQPVSKGTS